A DNA window from Pogona vitticeps strain Pit_001003342236 chromosome 2, PviZW2.1, whole genome shotgun sequence contains the following coding sequences:
- the OGG1 gene encoding N-glycosylase/DNA lyase, with amino-acid sequence MVISLFLRARSCCGSRAQAAGCCGLSSCGRSRLGIAAPNLGKQRQKGRDDMNSRPAPLPRATPWRSLPCPRAELRLELVLCGGQTFRWTETSPGYWTGVLAGRVWTLTQSEEQLWYTLHDEEKEEGSREEEALSEPPLKKGKKQSQPDASRPGTSDRSGSHVSGELLRGMDGLTPSQILQDYFQLHVNLSALYQGWSYVDSHFREVALKFPGVRVLRQDPVECLFSFICTSNNHLSRITNMIQHLCQAFGRRLCQLDTKTYHAFPSLQAMAGADTEARLRDLGFGYRARFVSESARAVLKTLGGAAGLQQLRAVPYEQARHALCTLPGVGAKVADCVCLMSLDKTEAVPVDTHIWQVAKRYYGQELGMGARSVTERVHREIGNFFRSLWGPYAGWAQAVLFCADLRKYQEASDTDAKLRCAKVARSSYSTLT; translated from the exons ATggtgatttctctttttttgcgaGCTCGAAGCTGCTGCGGGTCTCGCGCCCAAGCCGCTGGCTGTTGCGGCCTCAGCAGCTGCGGCCGGAGCCGCCTCGGCATCGCCGCTCCCAACCTCGGGAAGCAGCGGCAGAAAGGAAGGGACGACATGAACTCCCGCCCGGCCCCGCTGCCTCGAGCGACTCCCTGGCGCTCCCTGCCGTGCCCGCGCGCCGAACTCCGGCTCGAGCTGGTGCTCTGCGGTGGGCAGACCTTCCG GTGGACCGAAACCAGTCCTGGCTACTGGACAGGTGTGCTAGCAGGACGGGTTTGGACCCTCACCCAGTCCGAGGAGCAGCTGTGGTACACGCTGCAtgatgaggagaaagaagagggcaGCCGGGAGGAAGAGGCCCTCTCTGAACCACCGttgaagaaagggaagaaacagTCGCAGCCGGACGCGAGTCGTCCTGGAACGAGCGACCGCTCTGGCAGCCATGTGTCAGGAGAACTGCTCCGAGGGATGGACGGGTTGACTCCCTCACAGATCCTCCAGGACTATTTCCAGCTACACGTAAATTTATCTGCGTTGTACCAGGGTTGGTCTTACGTTGACTCACATTTCCGGGAAGTCGCTCTGAAGTTCCCAG GGGTGCGGGTGCTGCGCCAGGACCCTGTGGAGTGCCTCTTTTCCTTCATCTGCACCTCCAACAACCACCTGTCCCGCATCACCAACATGATTCAGCACCTGTGCCAGGCCTTTGGGCGCCGCCTCTGTCAACTGGACACCAAAACATACCATGCCTTTCCCTCCCTGCAGGCAATGGCCG GAGCTGACACAGAAGCCCGGCTGAGGGATCTGGGTTTTGGGTATCGGGCACGGTTTGTTAGTGAGAGTGCCCGTGCCGTCCTGAAAACTCTCGGGGGCGCTGCGGGCCTGCAGCAGTTGCGTGCCGTCCCTTACGAGCAGGCTCGGCACGCCTTGTGCACCCTTCCCGGGGTGGGAGCCAAG GTGGCTGATTGTGTGTGTCTCATGTCGCTGGACAAGACCGAGGCGGTGCCAGTGGACACCCATATATGGCAGGTTGCCAAGCGGTACTATGGCCAAGAGCTGGGCATGGGGGCCCGTAGCGTGACCGAGCGGGTGCATCGAGAGATCG GGAACTTCTTCCGGAGCCTGTGGGGACCATACGCTGGATGGGCACAAGCG gTTCTCTTTTGTGCTGATCTGAGAAAATACCAGGAAGCTTCAGATACAGACGCCAAACTCCGCTGTGCCAAAGTTGCCCGGAGCAGCTATTCTACCTTAACATAA